The stretch of DNA ATCTCGCCGAGGCCACGATGCAGCGCGTAGCCAGCGGCAAAGAGCCGGTTTATTCATCTGAACAGGTCAGGAAAAATCTTGGCCTGGCAGATTGACTACACTCGCCAGGCACAGCGTCAGCTATTAAAGCTGGACAAAGCCGCAGCGCGGCGCATTCTTGACTATATGGACCAGCAGGTTGCGCCGCAAGCTGACCCGCGTAGCCTGGGCAAAGCATTGACCGGAGCAAAACTCGGCAGCTACTGGCGCTACCGTGTTGGCGACTACCGCATCATCTGCGACATACAGGATGGAATTCTCCATGTGCTTGTCGTCGGCATCGGTTATCGTAAGCAAATATACCGTCAGGTTTAAGATCACACTTTGTGACCTCCGACTTTTACACACTGCAGAGCGCGAATTTCAAAGCTGTTGATTCTGGAGTACCATAGCCGCCAATTTCAAGTTTCAGGAGACGGTAGATGGTTGGTAAGCGTTGGGCGGCTGGTTCGTTGGGGGGCGCTCTGGCGCTGACTTGTTTGACGGCGTCGGCGGCGCCGGCGCTGGCGGATTGCGATGGGCCGTTTGCCGCGCCGCTGCATGCCGCTCCCGCCGTCGATGCCCGCGCTTATTGGCTGAATCGTCAGTTGATCAAATGGCCGGGCGTCGATGCATCGCGCGGCGTCTTCAAACTCTACTTCTCCTCCAACGCCTTACTGCGCGCAGCGCCCGGCGCACGCGTCAGCGGTGAGGATGGCGTGCTGACGCTGGCGCGCTTTGAGGGCGACGTGCCGGCTGCCGCCGCGCAGCGCTTCAAGTTCACCGCCGACGGCATCGTGTTCAATGTCGCCAATGCAGCGAAGCTGATGACGCAGCAAGTGCTGTTGGTGCAGGAAGCCGACGACGGCGCCGTCATCGCCGCCACCTCGCTGCAAATCGCCGGCGCGCTGGATGACCTCTACGCCAACGCCGCCAAGGCCGACGATCTCGGCGCCACCGTCACAGCGCGCGGCGCCACCTTCAAGCTGTGGGCTCCCACTGCGCAAAGCGTGGCCGTCTGCTCCTACGCCAGCGGCGCCGGCAAAGCCACCGCCATCACGACCATGCAACGCGACGACGCCACCGGCATCTGGTCCGCCAGCGCTCAGGGCCCTTACTACCAGTACGTGGTGGACGTGATGACACCAAGCGCCGGCATCGTCCGCAACCTGGTGACCGATCCCTACTCGGTGAGTTTGACCACCGACTCGAAGCGCAGCTACGTCGCCAATCTCAACGCCGCCAAACTCAAACCGGCCGGCTGGGACGGCACGCCGTCGCCAAACAAGGTCGCCGCGCAGACCGACATGACGGTCTACGAACTGCACGTGCGCGATTTCTCGATCAACGACAACACCGTCAGCGCCGCCAACCGCGGCAAGTACCTGGCCTTCACCGAGGCCAAGTCCAACGGCATGAAACACCTGGCCGCGCTGAGCAAAGCCGGCATGACCGACATCCACCTGCTGCCCGTCTACGACATCGGCAGCGTGCCGGAAAAAGCCTGCGTAACACCCGCCATTCCAGTCGCCGATGCCGACAGCGACGCGCAGCAGGCCGCAGTGGCCGAAGCCAGCGCGCAGGACTGCTTCAACTGGGGCTACGATCCCTTCCACTACAACGCGCCGGAAGGCAGCTACAGCACTGATCCCGCCGACGGCGCCAGGCGCATCGTCGAATTCCGCCAGATGGTGCAGGCGCTGCACAAGACCGGCCTGCGGGTCGGCATGGACGTGGTCTACAACCATACCTTTATCGCCGGCCAGAACGAGAAATCGGTACTGGACCGCGTGGTGCCCGGCTACTACCACCGCCTCAACGCCAAAGGCGATATCGAACGCTCGACCTGCTGCGACAACACCGCCACCGAAAACCTCATGATGGGCAAGTTGATGGTGGACTCGGTGGCCTTCTGGGCCAGGAACTACAAGATCGATTCCTTCCGCTTCGACCTGATGGGCCACCAGCCGCGCGCCGTAATGGAGCAAGTGCAGGCCCGCGCCGACAAGGCCGCCGGCCGCCACATCAACCTGATCGGCGAAGGCTGGAACTTCGGCGAAGTGGCCGACGGCGCGCGCTTCCTACAAGCCTCGCAGCTGTCGCTCAACGGCAGCGGCATCGGCACCTTTAGCGACCGTGGACGCGACGCCGTTCGCGGCGGCGGCGCCGGCGACAGCGGCCAGCAGCTGTTCGCGCAGCAGGGATACATCAATGGCCTGGTCTACGACACCAATGCGCAAGTCGGCCAGCGTCCCGTCGCCGACCTGCTGCACGCCTCGGACATGGTCAAGGTCGGACTGGCCGGCACGCTGCGCACCTACCAGCTGACCACCGCCGACGGCAATACCGTGGCCTTGCAGGACATTGTCTACGGCGGCAACCAGCCGGCCGGCTACGCCAGCGAACCGGGTGAAGTGGTCAACTACGTCGAGAACCACGACAACCAGACGCTGTACGACATCAACGCCTTCAAGCTGCCGCAGTCCACCACTGCGCACGACCGCGCGCAGGTGCAGATGCTGGGCGCCGCCATCAACGCCTTCAGTCAGGGCGTGGCTTACTTCCACGCCGGTTTCGACATCCTGCGATCCAAATCGCTGGACCGCAACAGCTTTGAATCGGGCGACTGGTTCAATCGCCTGGACTGGAGCTACCAGGACAACTACTTCGGCACCGGCCTGCCGCCGGCCGCCGACAACGGCAAGGATTACGCGCTGCTCAAACCCGTGCTGCGCAACGAGAACATCAAGCCGGCGCCGGCGGACATCGCCTACGCGCGCGACGCCTTCCGCGACCTGCTGGCGATCCGCAGCAGCAGCACGCTGTTCCGCCTGCGTAGCGCGGCCGACATCAAGCAGCGCCTGCGCTTCTTCAATACCGGTCCGTCACAGGTGCCGACCGTGGTGGCCGCCCGCATCGACGGCAAGGGCTACGCCGGCGCGCGCTTCAAGACGGTGGTTTACCTGATCAACGTCGACAAGACCGAGCAGCGCGTCACCGCCACCGAAGAACGCAACCGCCGCTATCAGCTGCATCCTGTCCACACCGGCATGGCCGCAGCGGACAAACGCGTGGCCGCGGAAGCCAAATACGATAAACTCAGCGGTACCTTCACCATCCCTGCACGCAGCGCGGTCGTTTTCGTTGAAAATTGATGGATGCGAAAATTCCCCCTTGCGATCCTGTTGGCGCTGAGCGCCTGCGGCGGTGGTGACTACACGCCGCAGGCCAATCGCGCGCCGGTAGCCAACGCCGGCGCGGCGCAAACCGTCGCTGCCGGCAGTTCGATCAAACTGGCCGGCAGCGGCGCCGATGCCGACCAGGATATTGTGCTGTATTCGTGGACACTGACAAAACCGG from Duganella dendranthematis encodes:
- a CDS encoding type II toxin-antitoxin system RelE family toxin → MAWQIDYTRQAQRQLLKLDKAAARRILDYMDQQVAPQADPRSLGKALTGAKLGSYWRYRVGDYRIICDIQDGILHVLVVGIGYRKQIYRQV
- a CDS encoding PKD domain-containing protein — encoded protein: MRKFPLAILLALSACGGGDYTPQANRAPVANAGAAQTVAAGSSIKLAGSGADADQDIVLYSWTLTKPAGSGATLLNYHVATPTFFADLPGVYVATLIVNDGKLDSAPSSVTITAQ
- a CDS encoding alpha-1,6-glucosidase domain-containing protein, which produces MVGKRWAAGSLGGALALTCLTASAAPALADCDGPFAAPLHAAPAVDARAYWLNRQLIKWPGVDASRGVFKLYFSSNALLRAAPGARVSGEDGVLTLARFEGDVPAAAAQRFKFTADGIVFNVANAAKLMTQQVLLVQEADDGAVIAATSLQIAGALDDLYANAAKADDLGATVTARGATFKLWAPTAQSVAVCSYASGAGKATAITTMQRDDATGIWSASAQGPYYQYVVDVMTPSAGIVRNLVTDPYSVSLTTDSKRSYVANLNAAKLKPAGWDGTPSPNKVAAQTDMTVYELHVRDFSINDNTVSAANRGKYLAFTEAKSNGMKHLAALSKAGMTDIHLLPVYDIGSVPEKACVTPAIPVADADSDAQQAAVAEASAQDCFNWGYDPFHYNAPEGSYSTDPADGARRIVEFRQMVQALHKTGLRVGMDVVYNHTFIAGQNEKSVLDRVVPGYYHRLNAKGDIERSTCCDNTATENLMMGKLMVDSVAFWARNYKIDSFRFDLMGHQPRAVMEQVQARADKAAGRHINLIGEGWNFGEVADGARFLQASQLSLNGSGIGTFSDRGRDAVRGGGAGDSGQQLFAQQGYINGLVYDTNAQVGQRPVADLLHASDMVKVGLAGTLRTYQLTTADGNTVALQDIVYGGNQPAGYASEPGEVVNYVENHDNQTLYDINAFKLPQSTTAHDRAQVQMLGAAINAFSQGVAYFHAGFDILRSKSLDRNSFESGDWFNRLDWSYQDNYFGTGLPPAADNGKDYALLKPVLRNENIKPAPADIAYARDAFRDLLAIRSSSTLFRLRSAADIKQRLRFFNTGPSQVPTVVAARIDGKGYAGARFKTVVYLINVDKTEQRVTATEERNRRYQLHPVHTGMAAADKRVAAEAKYDKLSGTFTIPARSAVVFVEN